The following are encoded together in the Lathyrus oleraceus cultivar Zhongwan6 chromosome 3, CAAS_Psat_ZW6_1.0, whole genome shotgun sequence genome:
- the LOC127126349 gene encoding kinesin-like protein KIN-14L isoform X2, whose amino-acid sequence MIMMENPSVSGVHDFNMASRKAGEAALRRYEATQWLESQVGSLGISKQPSERELVSCLRNGLILCKAINKIHPGAIPKIVDTQVPMQSLAWDSQPLPAYQYFENVRNFLNAAGELKLPAFEASDLEKESVENGSAGKIVDCILSLKCFHELKQMNNQSGTSKRLKSPLVMQSISRMQQGATTALPSEACRRLDLSAASEKKPPAESNFQTREGNMESLVKILVDRMLDAKENVDGKIVASICNGDLDPINLFNQVLTNCCGEQPSKKFPELPLLLKNFIKEGSSLPTNLTTKSTKSDVFSTPKSSKCYRACLGKCTCNHKLLIDIQKKELRDLKALKLRIKSEFEEMQSQFLNFFNDIGSQVNEMSAKAVGYHKVVEENRKLYNMVQDLKGNIRVYCRIKPAFRVESKNVVDFIGEDGSLFILDPSKTYGRKSFQFNRIFGPTASQDEVYRDTQPLIRSVMDGYNVCIFAYGQTGSGKTHTMSGPSGGTSKDMGINYLALNDLFHMSNEREATIKYDIYVQMVEIYNEQVRDLLAEDKTENKLEIRSCNEDGLSLPDARLRSVKSTTDVMTLMKLGEVNRAVSCTAINNRSSRSHSVLTVHINGKDTSGNAIRSCLHLVDLAGSERVDKSEVTGDRLKEAQYINKSLSCLGDVITSLAQKNSHIPYRNSKLTLLLQDSLGGHAKTLMFAHVSPEADSFGETVSTLKFAQRVSTVELGAARINKESSEVMQLKAQVENLKTQLANKENSKPMFNRTKEPRTPLEKTPLRPRRLSIENSSMSKTDKPVKAEDKSGAKSPSYIPRSRRLSLEGPRTIKKAADVNKTLQFEPMSQQKYHPRQDLEAAVSSLSGQLSNEKSISELHAEDKSGAKSSSSYIPRSRRLSLEGPRTIKKTSADVNKTLQFEPMPQQKYHPQQDPEAVSKLNGQLSNESSTSALHAKVPPSATSIYPKSLIEVDYAVQTHPHKLPQTPESTLLDKNDSNRIVTGDLADSTTTKGKGSQLRRSLRTIGKLISGPDKRSQQTTVEVKSPIKGSIHASQMKSPVASNERTKRRQSLTGISSGPSNSRRSSLGGKPDPVAYEKERNARTPPPVRSESKTAKRWQ is encoded by the exons ATGATCATGATGGAGAATCCCTCAGTAAGCGGAGTTCATGATTTCAATATGGCTTCAAGAAAAGCTGGAGAAGCAG CTTTGAGACGATATGAGGCAACACAATGGCTAGAAAGTCAAGTTGGTTCTCTTGGAATATCTAAGCAACCCTCGGAGCGAGAACTTGTTTCTTGCTTGAGAAATGGTCTAATTCTTTGCAAGGCCATTAACAAGATTCATCCCGGAGCAATACCGAAG ATAGTGGATACTCAAGTACCAATGCAATCACTTGCCTGGGATTCACAGCCTTTGCCTGCCTATCAGTATTTTGAAAACGTTCGCAATTTTCTTAATGCTGCCGGAGAATTAAAGCTTCCAGCTTTTGAAGCTTCTGATCTTGAAAAG GAAAGTGTAGAGAATGGATCAGCAGGAAAAATTGTTGATTGCATTCTATCTCTGAAATGTTTTCATGAGTTGAAGCAGATGAACAATCAGAGTGGAACCAGCAAACGCTTGAAGTCTCCTTTAGTTATGCAATCAATTAGTAGAATGCAACAAGGAGCCACAACTGCATTACCCTCTGAGGCTTGCAGGCGCTTGGATTTGTCTGCAGCATCTGAAAAAAAGCCTCCTGCCGAGAGTAATTTTCAAACACGAGAAG GAAATATGGAGTCACTTGTCAAGATACTAGTTGACCGAATGCTTGATGCCAAAGAAAATGTCGATGGAAAGATTGTTGCTTCTATTTGCAATGGAGACCTG GATCCAATAAACCTATTTAATCAGGTTTTGACTAATTGTTGTGGGGAACAGCCATCTAAGAAGTTCCCTGAG TTGCCATTGCTACTAAAGAATTTTATAAAAGAAGGGAGTAGCTTACCAACTAATCTCACTACCAAAAGCACAAAATCAGATGTTTTCTCTACACCTAAAAGTTCCAAG TGCTACAGAGCTTGCCTTGGGAAGTGCACATGCAATCACAAGCTTCTCATAGACATACAGAAAAAAGAACTTCGG GATCTTAAGGCTTTGAAGTTGAGAATTAAGAGTGAGTTTGAAGAGATGCAATCACAGTTTCTGAATTTTTTCAATGATATAG GAAGTCAAGTAAATGAGATGTCAGCCAAAGCTGTTGGATATCACAAAGTAGTGGAAGAGAACAGAAAACTATACAACATGGTCCAAGATTTGAAAG GTAATATCCGAGTATACTGCAGAATCAAACCTGCATTCAGGGTCGAATCCAAGAATGTGGTTGATTTCATCGGTGAAGACGGTTCTCTATTCATTTTAGATCCATCAAAAACATATGGAAGAAAATCTTTTCAGTTTAATCGGATTTTTGGTCCAACAGCTAGCCAAG ATGAGGTTTATAGAGACACTCAACCATTAATTAGATCTGTGATGGACGGTTACAACGTTTGTATTTTCGCTTATGGTCAAACTGGTTCTGGGAAGACTCACACTATG AGTGGTCCTTCAGGTGGAACATCCAAGGATATGGGGATTAATTATCTGGCTCTTAATGATTTGTTTCATATGTCTAATGAAAGGGAGGCTACCATAAAGTATGACATTTATGTCCAAATGGTTGAGATTTACAATGAACAAGTAAGAGACCTACTTGCAGAAGACAAAACCGAAAA CAAATTAGAGATCCGGAGCTGCAACGAAGATGGTTTAAGCCTCCCTGATGCTAGATTGCGGTCAGTGAAGTCTACAACCGATGTTATGACCCTTATGAAACTTGGCGAGGTTAATCGTGCTGTCAGTTGTACTGCAATCAACAATAGGAGTAGTCGCTCCCACAG TGTACTTACTGTCCATATTAATGGCAAAGATACGTCTGGCAACGCCATTCGCAGTTGCCTTCATTTAGTAGATCTTGCCGGAAGTGAAAGAGTGGACAAGTCTGAAGTCACAGGAGATAGACTAAAGGAAGCACAATATATTAACAAGTCTCTTTCTTGTTTGGGTGATGTGATCACATCACTGGCTCAAAAGAATTCTCACATTCCTTACAGGAACAGCAAACTCACACTTCTTTTGCAGGATTCCTTAG GCGGACATGCTAAAACTTTGATGTTTGCGCATGTGAGTCCCGAAGCAGATTCCTTTGGTGAAACGGTGAGTACTCTTAAGTTTGCTCAGAGGGTTTCCACTGTAGAACTTGGGGCAGCCCGGATAAATAAAGAAAGCAGTGAGGTTATGCAACTCAAAGCACAG GTTGAGAACCTTAAGACTCAGTTGGCCAACAAGGAAAATTCAAAACCGATGTTCAATAGAACTAAGGAACCTCGGACTCCATTAGAAAAAACTCCATTACGACCTCGAAGACTTAGTATTGAAAATTCTAGCATGTCAAAGACTGACAAACCTGTGAAAGCTGAGGATAAAAGTGGAGCCAAGTCACCATCTTACATTCCCCGTTCAAGAAGACTAAGCTTGGAAGGTCCAAGAACTATAAAAAAAGCTGCTGATGTAAACAAAACTTTACAGTTTGAGCCAATGTCTCAACAGAAATATCATCCACGGCAAGATCTAGAAGCAGCAGTGTCAAGTCTAAGTGGCCAATTGAGCAATGAGAAGTCCATATCCGAGTTGCATGCTGAGGATAAAAGTGGAGCAAAGTCGTCCTCTTCTTACATTCCCCGTTCAAGAAGACTAAGCTTGGAAGGTCCAAGAACCATAAAAAAAACATCCGCTGATGTAAACAAAACTTTACAGTTTGAACCAATGCCCCAACAGAAATATCATCCACAGCAAGATCCAGAAGCCGTATCAAAGCTAAATGGCCAATTGAGCAATGAGAGTTCCACATCAGCGCTGCATGCTAAAGTTCCTCCAAGTGCTACAAGCATCTACCCGAAGAGTTTGATAGAAGTTGATTATGCGGTCCAAACCCACCCTCATAAACTACCTCAAACACCTGAATCAACATTGTTAGATAAAAATGATTCAAACAGAATTGTGACAGGTGACCTTGCTGATTCCACAACAACAAAGGGAAAAGGGTCCCAGTTAAGAAGATCCCTGAGAACAATTGGCAAACTGATTAGTGGCCCTGATAAAAG AAGCCAACAAACTACGGTTGAAGTGAAATCACCTATCAAGGGAAGCATTCATGCAAGTCAGATGAAGTCTCCGGTAGCATCTAATGAGAGGACAAAAAGGAGGCAATCTTTAACAGGAATTTCATCTGGGCCCAGCAATAGCCGAAGATCCTCTCTTGGAGGGAAGCCAGACCCTGTAGCAT ATGAGAAGGAGAGAAATGCCAGAACGCCTCCTCCTGTTCGTTCAGAAAGCAAGACTGCAAAAAGGTGGCAATAG
- the LOC127126349 gene encoding kinesin-like protein KIN-14L isoform X1, whose translation MIMMENPSVSGVHDFNMASRKAGEAALRRYEATQWLESQVGSLGISKQPSERELVSCLRNGLILCKAINKIHPGAIPKIVDTQVPMQSLAWDSQPLPAYQYFENVRNFLNAAGELKLPAFEASDLEKESVENGSAGKIVDCILSLKCFHELKQMNNQSGTSKRLKSPLVMQSISRMQQGATTALPSEACRRLDLSAASEKKPPAESNFQTREGNMESLVKILVDRMLDAKENVDGKIVASICNGDLSLLQDPINLFNQVLTNCCGEQPSKKFPELPLLLKNFIKEGSSLPTNLTTKSTKSDVFSTPKSSKCYRACLGKCTCNHKLLIDIQKKELRDLKALKLRIKSEFEEMQSQFLNFFNDIGSQVNEMSAKAVGYHKVVEENRKLYNMVQDLKGNIRVYCRIKPAFRVESKNVVDFIGEDGSLFILDPSKTYGRKSFQFNRIFGPTASQDEVYRDTQPLIRSVMDGYNVCIFAYGQTGSGKTHTMSGPSGGTSKDMGINYLALNDLFHMSNEREATIKYDIYVQMVEIYNEQVRDLLAEDKTENKLEIRSCNEDGLSLPDARLRSVKSTTDVMTLMKLGEVNRAVSCTAINNRSSRSHSVLTVHINGKDTSGNAIRSCLHLVDLAGSERVDKSEVTGDRLKEAQYINKSLSCLGDVITSLAQKNSHIPYRNSKLTLLLQDSLGGHAKTLMFAHVSPEADSFGETVSTLKFAQRVSTVELGAARINKESSEVMQLKAQVENLKTQLANKENSKPMFNRTKEPRTPLEKTPLRPRRLSIENSSMSKTDKPVKAEDKSGAKSPSYIPRSRRLSLEGPRTIKKAADVNKTLQFEPMSQQKYHPRQDLEAAVSSLSGQLSNEKSISELHAEDKSGAKSSSSYIPRSRRLSLEGPRTIKKTSADVNKTLQFEPMPQQKYHPQQDPEAVSKLNGQLSNESSTSALHAKVPPSATSIYPKSLIEVDYAVQTHPHKLPQTPESTLLDKNDSNRIVTGDLADSTTTKGKGSQLRRSLRTIGKLISGPDKRSQQTTVEVKSPIKGSIHASQMKSPVASNERTKRRQSLTGISSGPSNSRRSSLGGKPDPVAYEKERNARTPPPVRSESKTAKRWQ comes from the exons ATGATCATGATGGAGAATCCCTCAGTAAGCGGAGTTCATGATTTCAATATGGCTTCAAGAAAAGCTGGAGAAGCAG CTTTGAGACGATATGAGGCAACACAATGGCTAGAAAGTCAAGTTGGTTCTCTTGGAATATCTAAGCAACCCTCGGAGCGAGAACTTGTTTCTTGCTTGAGAAATGGTCTAATTCTTTGCAAGGCCATTAACAAGATTCATCCCGGAGCAATACCGAAG ATAGTGGATACTCAAGTACCAATGCAATCACTTGCCTGGGATTCACAGCCTTTGCCTGCCTATCAGTATTTTGAAAACGTTCGCAATTTTCTTAATGCTGCCGGAGAATTAAAGCTTCCAGCTTTTGAAGCTTCTGATCTTGAAAAG GAAAGTGTAGAGAATGGATCAGCAGGAAAAATTGTTGATTGCATTCTATCTCTGAAATGTTTTCATGAGTTGAAGCAGATGAACAATCAGAGTGGAACCAGCAAACGCTTGAAGTCTCCTTTAGTTATGCAATCAATTAGTAGAATGCAACAAGGAGCCACAACTGCATTACCCTCTGAGGCTTGCAGGCGCTTGGATTTGTCTGCAGCATCTGAAAAAAAGCCTCCTGCCGAGAGTAATTTTCAAACACGAGAAG GAAATATGGAGTCACTTGTCAAGATACTAGTTGACCGAATGCTTGATGCCAAAGAAAATGTCGATGGAAAGATTGTTGCTTCTATTTGCAATGGAGACCTG TCTTTACTGCAGGATCCAATAAACCTATTTAATCAGGTTTTGACTAATTGTTGTGGGGAACAGCCATCTAAGAAGTTCCCTGAG TTGCCATTGCTACTAAAGAATTTTATAAAAGAAGGGAGTAGCTTACCAACTAATCTCACTACCAAAAGCACAAAATCAGATGTTTTCTCTACACCTAAAAGTTCCAAG TGCTACAGAGCTTGCCTTGGGAAGTGCACATGCAATCACAAGCTTCTCATAGACATACAGAAAAAAGAACTTCGG GATCTTAAGGCTTTGAAGTTGAGAATTAAGAGTGAGTTTGAAGAGATGCAATCACAGTTTCTGAATTTTTTCAATGATATAG GAAGTCAAGTAAATGAGATGTCAGCCAAAGCTGTTGGATATCACAAAGTAGTGGAAGAGAACAGAAAACTATACAACATGGTCCAAGATTTGAAAG GTAATATCCGAGTATACTGCAGAATCAAACCTGCATTCAGGGTCGAATCCAAGAATGTGGTTGATTTCATCGGTGAAGACGGTTCTCTATTCATTTTAGATCCATCAAAAACATATGGAAGAAAATCTTTTCAGTTTAATCGGATTTTTGGTCCAACAGCTAGCCAAG ATGAGGTTTATAGAGACACTCAACCATTAATTAGATCTGTGATGGACGGTTACAACGTTTGTATTTTCGCTTATGGTCAAACTGGTTCTGGGAAGACTCACACTATG AGTGGTCCTTCAGGTGGAACATCCAAGGATATGGGGATTAATTATCTGGCTCTTAATGATTTGTTTCATATGTCTAATGAAAGGGAGGCTACCATAAAGTATGACATTTATGTCCAAATGGTTGAGATTTACAATGAACAAGTAAGAGACCTACTTGCAGAAGACAAAACCGAAAA CAAATTAGAGATCCGGAGCTGCAACGAAGATGGTTTAAGCCTCCCTGATGCTAGATTGCGGTCAGTGAAGTCTACAACCGATGTTATGACCCTTATGAAACTTGGCGAGGTTAATCGTGCTGTCAGTTGTACTGCAATCAACAATAGGAGTAGTCGCTCCCACAG TGTACTTACTGTCCATATTAATGGCAAAGATACGTCTGGCAACGCCATTCGCAGTTGCCTTCATTTAGTAGATCTTGCCGGAAGTGAAAGAGTGGACAAGTCTGAAGTCACAGGAGATAGACTAAAGGAAGCACAATATATTAACAAGTCTCTTTCTTGTTTGGGTGATGTGATCACATCACTGGCTCAAAAGAATTCTCACATTCCTTACAGGAACAGCAAACTCACACTTCTTTTGCAGGATTCCTTAG GCGGACATGCTAAAACTTTGATGTTTGCGCATGTGAGTCCCGAAGCAGATTCCTTTGGTGAAACGGTGAGTACTCTTAAGTTTGCTCAGAGGGTTTCCACTGTAGAACTTGGGGCAGCCCGGATAAATAAAGAAAGCAGTGAGGTTATGCAACTCAAAGCACAG GTTGAGAACCTTAAGACTCAGTTGGCCAACAAGGAAAATTCAAAACCGATGTTCAATAGAACTAAGGAACCTCGGACTCCATTAGAAAAAACTCCATTACGACCTCGAAGACTTAGTATTGAAAATTCTAGCATGTCAAAGACTGACAAACCTGTGAAAGCTGAGGATAAAAGTGGAGCCAAGTCACCATCTTACATTCCCCGTTCAAGAAGACTAAGCTTGGAAGGTCCAAGAACTATAAAAAAAGCTGCTGATGTAAACAAAACTTTACAGTTTGAGCCAATGTCTCAACAGAAATATCATCCACGGCAAGATCTAGAAGCAGCAGTGTCAAGTCTAAGTGGCCAATTGAGCAATGAGAAGTCCATATCCGAGTTGCATGCTGAGGATAAAAGTGGAGCAAAGTCGTCCTCTTCTTACATTCCCCGTTCAAGAAGACTAAGCTTGGAAGGTCCAAGAACCATAAAAAAAACATCCGCTGATGTAAACAAAACTTTACAGTTTGAACCAATGCCCCAACAGAAATATCATCCACAGCAAGATCCAGAAGCCGTATCAAAGCTAAATGGCCAATTGAGCAATGAGAGTTCCACATCAGCGCTGCATGCTAAAGTTCCTCCAAGTGCTACAAGCATCTACCCGAAGAGTTTGATAGAAGTTGATTATGCGGTCCAAACCCACCCTCATAAACTACCTCAAACACCTGAATCAACATTGTTAGATAAAAATGATTCAAACAGAATTGTGACAGGTGACCTTGCTGATTCCACAACAACAAAGGGAAAAGGGTCCCAGTTAAGAAGATCCCTGAGAACAATTGGCAAACTGATTAGTGGCCCTGATAAAAG AAGCCAACAAACTACGGTTGAAGTGAAATCACCTATCAAGGGAAGCATTCATGCAAGTCAGATGAAGTCTCCGGTAGCATCTAATGAGAGGACAAAAAGGAGGCAATCTTTAACAGGAATTTCATCTGGGCCCAGCAATAGCCGAAGATCCTCTCTTGGAGGGAAGCCAGACCCTGTAGCAT ATGAGAAGGAGAGAAATGCCAGAACGCCTCCTCCTGTTCGTTCAGAAAGCAAGACTGCAAAAAGGTGGCAATAG